The DNA segment GTGATGACGCCAAATCCCGTGCTGGAGAGCGCCAGCCCGAGGCCGGGCAACCACACGGCTCCCAGCACCTTGTAGAACGGGGTCCGCCGGTGCGCCGCAGGCGGCATGGCCGGCAGCCCCGCGACGACGGCCAGCGCCGCCAGGGGAATCAGCGCGGTCGCCACCGCGATGCCCGTGAAGCCCCAGCGCGCATCCACCGCCACGCCCGCAGGGGCGCCGGCCGCATAGGCGCCATACATCGCGATGCCGACCCAGGCCATCACTTTGCCCGCATGCTGCGGCCCGACCTGCGCGATACCCCAGCCCAGCGCGCCCGTCACGACCAGGCTCTCCGCGCAGCCCAGCAGCAGCCTGCCGGCCAGCAGCGTCCACACTGCCGCAGGCGTGTTGCCGAAAGACAGCGACACCAGGTAGGCCAGGCCCGACGCCGCCGCCACCAGCAGGCCCGCCACCATGGCCCGCCGTGTCCCCCGGGTGTCGGCCAGCGTGCCGGCCCAGGCCCGCGACAGCAGGGCCGCCACGAACTGGGCGCCCACGAGCACGCCGACCCCGAGCGCGCCGAGCCCCAGGTGGCGGCTCAGGTGCAATGGCAGCACGGGCATCGGCAGGCCGATGGTGATGAAGCCGATGAAGACCGCCAGCGCCAGCGGCAGCAGCCGGATGAAGACCCTGGCCGGCACCGCGGCGCCGGGCGCGTGGGACTGTTGTGTCGTTCTCAATGAAGGCATGTGGCACTCCCTTTCAATGCGAGTAAAAACTCATTTCACATGCCAGGGAGAATAGGAGCCATGGCCCGTCCCGGAAACTCGCATTCACCGGCAGCGCACCGACCGCTGCCACAGCCCCGCAAGGCGCCGCGCCAGGCGCGCTCCCAAGCCATGGTCGAGGCCATCCTCGAAGCCACGGCTCGCGTTCTGGCCGAGCGCGGCTATGCGGGCACCAACACCAACCTCGTGGCGGAGCGCGCGGGAGTGAGCATCGGCTCGGTGTACCAGTACTTTCCGAACAAGGACTCGCTGGTCACGGCCCTGCACGAACGGCATGGCGCACAGATGTATGCAGCCATCGCCGACGTGCTGGCGGCCGAGCGCCCGGACGGACTGCGCGGGCATGTGCAGGCGATGGTGCGGGCCCTGCTGGCCGCCCACCGCGTGGCGCCGGACCTGCACCGCGTGCTGGAGAAGGAATTCCCGTTCTTCGACGCGCCGCGCGAAGAGAGCGCGGCCGACGGCGGCATCTTCCGGC comes from the Paracidovorax avenae ATCC 19860 genome and includes:
- a CDS encoding arabinose transporter, whose protein sequence is MPSLRTTQQSHAPGAAVPARVFIRLLPLALAVFIGFITIGLPMPVLPLHLSRHLGLGALGVGVLVGAQFVAALLSRAWAGTLADTRGTRRAMVAGLLVAAASGLAYLVSLSFGNTPAAVWTLLAGRLLLGCAESLVVTGALGWGIAQVGPQHAGKVMAWVGIAMYGAYAAGAPAGVAVDARWGFTGIAVATALIPLAALAVVAGLPAMPPAAHRRTPFYKVLGAVWLPGLGLALSSTGFGVITTFAALLFAARGWGPASLAFTAFGLAFIGARLLFGHLPDRLGGARVALACILVEVLGQLLLWGADGLPVAAAGAALTGFGYSLAFPAFGVEAVRRAPSHARGMAMGAYVAFLDISLGITGPAAGLLAAAHGVGSVYLAGAVAVALSLAVALCLLVRPG
- a CDS encoding TetR/AcrR family transcriptional regulator, translating into MARPGNSHSPAAHRPLPQPRKAPRQARSQAMVEAILEATARVLAERGYAGTNTNLVAERAGVSIGSVYQYFPNKDSLVTALHERHGAQMYAAIADVLAAERPDGLRGHVQAMVRALLAAHRVAPDLHRVLEKEFPFFDAPREESAADGGIFRQVRALLESHRGEIAPADLDLTTWMVLQTMESLVHAAAIDPPAMFPPEAVEAAIVQVLMGYLTAAPVQG